In Leishmania mexicana MHOM/GT/2001/U1103 complete genome, chromosome 20, one genomic interval encodes:
- a CDS encoding RNA editing complex protein MP61, which yields MRLSLRLPAVPIAGVLRRAPRAAGTRGRSVALRVAAASIGSSTSLVSSSGRKAPVYYNFATPVSVLRDAAAGESVSHRRQRREVSVREGGLLLVAPRTPNPNDPLQRLNIFRRDFSDFSSSAKLNQNIMVSVDTSPRRFLEMFCDFDAKRCKLCNESFLQWHIHANGIPHAGREGMLLELVRPYCGTPDELIEMWWQRLNSCAAFHRIPALSHDNPHERKRRLLYLLKVLKDRGILVEAFNVSDTLSTNSARSWEFERLEFVGDNVVKYVLNSIISCAFPPHEGGTKGKVTCFQFVMDGNDGLARGYDHLDLQQLASSSRVVSKFKSDIVETLFAELQMYLWSTQHDVGTCPLVFPFTKDIYTLRALVQHVLYELAIELFLYHTRHINGMLQRVMRENHLQFVKADSALKPTAGGRTGSLGVSTRRGDWNDADDDYGSPKSYGAPAVPTPTTTLMKVRSQRAHLQGSGAALFFASTNYDNFKRVVPIGGLLPRPFAREDLSVIPNYMPHLRSDGAMTLKMRRAGNVSWSALRTTAAALATREGVADGLGLSGEITPRVGSVPVHLSVPRLKDEELIAELI from the coding sequence ATGCGCCTttcgctgcggctgccagcGGTGCCGATTGCAGGCGTTCTGCGGCGAgcaccacgagcagcaggcACGCGCGGCCGCAGTGTTGCACTTCGTGTTGCTGCCGCGTCTATCGGCAGTAGCACCAGCCTCGTTAGCTCCTCTGGCCGGAAAGCTCCCGTGTACTACAACTTTGCCACACCGGTGAGTGTGCTCCGTGATGCGGCTGCTGGTGAAAGTGTGTCTCACCGACGCCAACGCCGCGAGGTGTCGGTTCGAGAGGGAGGACTGCTACTtgtggcgccgcgcacgccgaATCCCAACGACCCGCTTCAACGACTGAACATTTTTCGACGCGATTTTTCTGATTTTAGCAGCTCCGCAAAGCTTAATCAGAACATCATGGTGAGCGTCGACACCAGCCCGCGCCGATTCCTCGAAATGTTCTGTGACTTTGATGCCAAGCGCTGCAAGCTGTGCAATGAGTCCTTCTTGCAGTGGCACATCCACGCCAACGGCATTCCGCACgcggggcgggaggggaTGCTGCTGGAGCTTGTTCGCCCGTATTGTGGAACTCCGGATGAACTAATAGAGAtgtggtggcagcggctgaACTCGTGTGCGGCGTTTCATCGGATTCCTGCCTTGAGCCACGACAACCCGCACGAGCGCAAGCGACGCCTGCTATATCTGTTGAAAGTACTGAAAGACCGCGGCATCCTCGTAGAGGCGTTCAACGTGAGTGACACCCTGTCCACCAACTCAGCGCGCTCGTGGGAGTTTGAGCGACTCGAGTTTGTGGGCGACAATGTGGTAAAGTACGTACTGAACAGCATTATTTCCTGTGCATTTCCACCTCACGAGGGCGGCACAAAAGGGAAGGTGACGTGCTTTCAATTCGTGATGGACGGCAACGATGGTTTGGCACGCGGCTACGACCACCTCgacctccagcagctcgccTCCAGCTCTAGGGTAGTCAGCAAATTCAAGAGTGACATTGTCGAGACCCTGTTCGCGGAGCTGCAGATGTACCTGTGGAGCACGCAGCACGATGTCGGCACCTGTCCTCTCGTGTTTCCGTTTACGAAGGATATTTACACCCTGCGGGCGTTGGTGCAGCATGTGCTGTACGAGTTGGCTATTGAACTCTTTCTATACCACACTCGCCACATTAACGGCATGCTGCAACGCGTGATGCGGGAGAATCACCTGCAGTTCGTAAAAGCAGATTCTGCGCTGAAGCCCACGGCGGGCGGAAGGACCGGGAGTTTAGGCGTGAGCACGCGCCGTGGTGACTGGAACGATGCCGACGATGACTACGGCAGCCCGAAGAGCTACggtgcgccggcggtgcCCACTCCCACGACGACCCTGATGAAAGTGCGTTCGCAGCGCGCCCACCTGCAAGGCTCCGGTGCAGCACTGTTCTTTGCCTCGACAAACTACGACAACTTCAAGCGCGTGGTACCGATCGGTGGTCTTTTGCCGCGTCCATTTGCGAGGGAGGATTTGTCAGTGATTCCCAACTATATGCCGCATCTCCGGAGCGACGGCGCGATGACGCTGAAAATGAGGAGGGCCGGGAATGTTAGTTGGTCGGCCCtgcgcaccacagcagcagctctggcgACGAGGGAAGGCGTTGCCGACGGTCTCGGCCTAAGTGGCGAAATCACACCTCGTGTGGGCAGCGTTCCGGTACACTTGTCAGTTCCGCGTCTCAAGGACGAGGAACTCATCGCAGAGCTGATTTAA